One Dunckerocampus dactyliophorus isolate RoL2022-P2 chromosome 6, RoL_Ddac_1.1, whole genome shotgun sequence genomic window, tgaagtttctgcttgagtcggcattttggtcagatattgaccaagggatacaaaatagaaaggtgaccgctatacacagggtctataacatgtaaattttcagcgggggattttttcagtggccgctgtaggcaggtggccgttctatacaggtggccgctaagacaggttcgactgtgtgtgtgtgtgtgtgtgtgtatatatatatatacatatacagtatatatatacacatatacatatatatatatatacatatatatgcatatacatatacatatatatatatatatacacatatatatacatacatatatacatatatatatatatatacacatatatacatatatatatatatatatacacatatatacacacatatatatatatatatatatacacacatatatacatatatataagtAGTGTGAGGAAGTGTTTGGCctgttcctgatttcttatttttttgtatgtttgtcacactgaaatgtttcatcaaatgtaaatattagtcaatgacaacacaattgaacacaaaatgcagtttttaaatgaaactttatattattgagggagaaaaaaaatcaaaacttacatggccctgtgtgaaaaagtgattaccccccccccccccccaaaaacataacttaattgagatctatcagtaaAAGGAAAAGctcataaagccatttctaaagctttgggactccagcaaaccacagtgagagacattatccataaatggcgaaaacatggagcagtagtgaactttcccaggagtggccggccaaccaaaattagccCAAGAGCGctgcgacgactcatccaagacgtcacaaaagaccccacaacatccaaagaactgtaggcctcacttgcctcagttaaggtcagtgttcatgactccaccataagacactgggcaaaaacagcctgcatggcagagttacaAGACGAAAAACCGCTGCTGATCAAGAACATTAAGGATCggctcaattttgccagaaaacatcttcaaTTGAcccctttgggaaaatactctgacaagacaaaagttgaactttttggtaaGTGTGtctcccattacatctggcgtaaaagtaacaccgcatttcagaaaaagaacatcatgccaacagttaaaatatggtggtggtagtgtgatggtctgtgtCTGCTTtgatgcttcaggacctggaagacatgctgtgataaatggaaccatgaattctgctgtctaccaaaacctcaagctgaaaccaatttgggttctgcagcaggacaatgatccaaaacacaccagcaagtccacctatgaatggctgaaaaaaacaaaatgaagactaaAAGTCCTGACCTTAAtcatactgagatgctgtggcatgaccttaaaaagggccttcatgctggaaaaccctgcaatgtggctgaatgacaacaattctgcaaggatgagtgggccaaaattcctccacagcgctggaagagactcattgcaagttattggaAACGGTtggttgcagttgttgctgcttagggtggcccaaccacttattaggtttagggcaggggtctcaaactcacgacctgagggccatttgtggtccactaaatcgtatcttgcggcccgcgactggacatcaaagagtagtgtaactgcagcccgcaacatccgggcaagctcagtgttacttccatacttacagggcaagaaaacaccaacactgaactaacagtggtgttatcacatggatgtattgtgaattgtatcgtatcgtgaggcaCCCTGACATTCCCAGctctactcccaatacttgatgcggcccagcctcacccagactctacctccactggcccccagtgaaattgagtttgagacccctggtttagggggaaatcactttttcacacagggccatgtaggtttggattttttgtcccttaataataaaaagtttcattaaaaatgcattttgtgttcatttgtgttgtcattgtctaacatttaaaatagtttgatgatctgaaacatttaagtgtgacaaacatgcaaaaaattaagaaatcaggacagggacaaacactttttcacaccactgcatatacactcctgatgaaaatcttaagaccagttgaaaaattgctcgaatttgcattttgcattttaagtaaagctacaatatgcaaaaacaagaagggggagtgagacaaaaagcattttgaaaaagtaaattattgaaaacaacaattaaaattaaatagactgtttatcagctgatcaaaagtttaagaccacaggttataaaagccaaaatctgctcaaaatgttcattttctgtcaggcattcacacggtcatgccctcctgatggctaaagctaaaaagctttctctttttgaacgaggccggattgtcgagctgcttaagcaaggcctctcgcagcgtgccattgctgctgaggttggtttttttgaaagatcctgagcattatggaacaaaaaagtcaagtggtagaccccccccaaaaaaatcacacctgcgctgagccggaggatccgattggctgtccatcaagacacagggcggtcttccacccacattaaggcccttactggtgccgactgcagtgcaataaccatcagatggcatctctgggaaaagggttgaaaaaacaaaaaacaaattcaaagacctcatctacttcaatgccacaaaactgcctgtttagactttgccagggagcatcaaacatgggacattgaaaggtggaaaaaagttttattctctgaagagaaaaaatatccagatggcttccaaggttactggcatgacaaggagatcccacctgagatgtttctacccggcacagtggaggggggtccatcatgatctggggtgctttttcatttagGGGAACACCGgagttcaggtggtgcagggtcgtcaaacggcgactgcttacgtgcagatgttgcagcgggcttCCCTCATggctgagggccctcgtctgtgtggtaacagctgggtttttcaacaggacaacgctgcagttcacaatgctcgcttgaccaaggacttcttcagggagaataacatcactcttttggaccatcctgcatgttcccctcatttaaatcccatagagaacatttggggatggatggcaagggaagtttataaaaatggccatcagttccagacagttgatgcccttggtgaagccatcttcaccattggagcaatgttcccactagcctcctggaaacactcgcatcaagcatgcccaaacccatttttgaagtgattaacaagaacagtggagcttctcattactgagtcctactgagaacattttttgttctggtttggagagttttttgttattttttgagcgatggtcataaactgttgatcagctgataaacaacctatttcagtttaattgttgttttcaataaatgactttttcaaaatgctttttgtctcactcccccttcttgctgttgcatattgcagctctacttaaaacctcattaagatccaaatgtgcaaaatgcaaattctagtaatttttcaactggtcttaagattttgatgaggagtgtgtagtacagtatgtgtatatcacaaaagtgagtacacctctcaCCATTTAACTACATATCTTTTCTAGTGCAAATATACTTTAGAgcagtcagtgtgcagcttgtatagcaagTGTCATTTCTATTCACTTTCTTACGcaattttattgcaaatttttTGGGAAAACCTCCTGTGAAATCCTGCAGGGCTGCAGGGATTAAAGGCTCGATAGTTGACTTGCTGTACTCACCTCAgccttctttagacagcaacgGTTAAGCGCTGCCTCCACTGCCAGGTCACGTGACAATGATGAAAGCAGAAAAGAAAGACAGGAGGCGGTGTCACATGACCGAGACTTTACTGATGTGGCAGACCCTGTTTGTGTCATGCGTAAGAAAAGACGCTGATGATGACTGAAGCATGCTCAGCAAGAACACGGTCTATCTTCTTGGTAGTGGTCCATGCAGCGTGATCCAAGCAGGGGGCAAAGTCTCAGACCCCCACACTGGAAGCCCGTGAAGAAGGTACAGGAAGTTGTAAAAGAACTGAAGCAGAGCTTGTCGCGGAGTGTCTTTGTATTATCTAGCGGGTGCCACCTTGTCCCTGCTGATTGGTTTCCCTTTGGCCACACTGGCTGCTTTGGACCGGGATCTGGCGGTGGCAGCGGGGCCCGATTGCGACTGGGCGGCTGCTTCCTGTGAAGCGCTGCGCCGCATGGCCGTGGTGTTCCTGGGTGGTAGAACGGGGGCTGTTGGGGCTCGGACAGAGAGCAGCGGTCTGGACGGACCTGCTCTCTGGGGAGAGGGGCTGTCGGTCCTGCAGTGGGTGGAGCTAAGGCTGCGACGGGTTCCAAAGAGGACTCGGAGGGGCATCCGAGGACTGCCGGAGTGGACTGGGACACTGGCCGGACGAGGATATGAGCACGAGGATCTGGATGTGACAGGTGTGGACTTGCGTTGACTGCTGACAAAGCTGGGTCCAGTCTTGTGGTTCCTGAGGACAGAAGAGGACAATGAAGTGATGTTTGGTTATTGTAGACAAGGACGAAACTTAAGAAAGACAACAAACCTGGAATGTGATGACGCTGACGTTGCTCCTTTGGTTTCAGTCATCTCAGACAAGGCGAGAGGAGAGGGAACGGCGACAAGCTTCCCTGGAGGTCTTTTGACAGGCGTGACGGGCCTGGGGATCCGACTTCTGGACATGGTGGAGTCCTGCTCCTCTGCCGGCTTGAGATTGGAGCTCCTCCTCAACTCGTCCGAGGTGTGAGTGTCCTCCTCTGAGCCGGCGGTGGACAGAGTTTCTGAGGCCCTGCGACGCTCGTCATCTCCAGAGGACAACGAAGACGAGGTCCCGGACAAGATTCTCCTCCTCATCCAACGACCCTGCTGCCTCTGTACCAGGACGCGGGCCAAGTCCTGCTGTCTGGCTTGTCGCTGAAGGCGAGCCCGTGTAGAAATGGAGGACGACTGCTCTGAGTCTTCTTCTGAGATGAGCACAGGAATTCTGCTCTTGATTCTGGGCTTGATTGCTGCTGGAGGTTCAGAGTCAGATTTGTGGACCTTTGATGCCTCCTCATTGGACCATGCTGGTTTCTGTTCTGGAGGCTCTGGTGAAATGGCTTCTGGGACGGGCTCCAAAGACTGAGGTAGGACAGCAGGACTGTTCTCAGTGTGGAGGGTTTTGTCTAAAGTCGACTCCAGCAGAGGGTGGAGTATCTCTGGCGCCCCTCCTGATCCGTGGGTGTCTCCGTCTAGGACGTCCCGCTCTGTCTCCCGGATAGCGTGACCGTTGGAAGACATGACGTTAAGGTGGGACGTCTCTGCAATATGGACAAAAGTGCGCTCTACTTTGGTAAATGGGGGTGATGCAGGGGCGATGGGTGGAGAGGACCTCATGTCCGCTCTGAAAGCCGGAGACAACCGGCCCGTCTCTGAGGTTTCCACATTGATGCCGTCTCCAAAGAGGAGGCGGTCTTGGCGGGTGGTTGGACCAGAAGGCGTGGCCAACTCGCCTTCCAGAACCTGGTCTCCACCAGACGGGGACTTTCGAGTGTCTCCGGGTGAAAAGAGGACCAGGGTTTTGGACGCGTCCTCCAGGTCCGGGTCAGCATCAGCTGCCGAGACGTGTCCCCTGGATCCCCTCTGGTCCTCGGCCATGAGCGTCGAGGGAGCGGCATCCTGGCTCCGCTCAGAACTCTTTGGACTGGCCTCACTGTCTGACTCGCTCTTGGTCACGTCGTCGTCTTTTGGCCCTGGGGTTTCCGGGACATTGTCCTCGTCCTCGCAAGTGGTGAAGCTGCGGCGTTGAGGCAAAGTCCCTGTCAGCATGACGGTCAGGAAGTCAGCCCGCTTGGCCTGCAGCTTCGGGAGGATGTGGACATGCTCCCGCTCGTCGCTCTCAGCCTTGGTGCGGTAGTCCGGCGATGGCGGCGAGGGGTCGCTCCGTTCTGGGGGCAACGACACCTGCAATGCCACACAAGAAGTAGAGAGTTGGACACACGGGACACATCAAAGTGGACAGCTGCTTTAGTGAGTCTTTGGTCAGATAAAAAACACTCACACGTTTGCCCCCAAAATCCTTTTAATATGGTTTTGGTTTCACACAAGCTTGTCAAGATTGTCGAGATTACACACAAGAATAGAAAAGGCACAAAAATGCATTGCAGTCCGTTTTCAAGTGTTTGGTAAAGATTAAACACACGTCCTATGTACATACATCTTATGTACATACGTGTACTGCTTAGCATGCTAACTATTTCTACAacagtgtatatatgtacacGTATCAAAACCTTCATGCTTTGTCGTAAGAAAATGTGACTCTTCTTTGTCCACACCATCTTTGATTTATTGCAAAAGAACATTCCGCTATTTTAGCCTAGCGTAGCTTCAAAAACAGGAGGCAAGCTAATGCTGTGGAGTAGAAAAGAGACTTTTAAAGATGTTGTTAATCGTTCACATGATCTAACCTTGATTTAACTTTTCATACAGATTACCTTTCATATGGACAAAATTCTTATCTTAGCTAATGGATGCTAAAGAGGGCTAACACATCAAGTATTAATTAAGGATGTGTGCTACACAGGACGTCCTGTTGAGCAGGtatgttattaataataatgtttcttTAGTTTTCTCTTTCAAAGCACCACTCGTCACGCAGCGCAAAGTCAGCAAGAGCATTACTTGTACGTTTTCACCCTGTTATCCCAAAATACTTTACAGATGCAAATCATTTATCCTTTCCACTGTCTGATTTATGaggtaaaaatacaattgtttGCTTGATTTCGAGGTAAGTTTCACTTCGCCAGATTTACTTAAATAACACTtttcctacaaaaaaaaaaaaaacccttcataATGCTAAAGGTCAACCGCAAACTCAGCATCAACCAAACCACATCACATTTTCTCGGTCTCGTGGAAGCTCgttgaaaacaaataaatgacaacacaaatagcAGCAGTTAGCAGCCAAGCTAGCAATGATGCTCGCTAAAGCAGCTTTGAGTCACCACACGCTAGCTTTTCTTTTCACATGTCAACAACTTCTCGTGCTTAAAACGCGCCACATGTGGACTGAATACAAGCTTTGTCACGTTTAACAGAACATGGCGGTCTTGACTCCGCCTCTGCCGCCAACATTAAGTGTTTGCATGTGCAACAAAAAGTTAGCAGCTAGCCTAGCTTATACATTCTACAATAAAAAAGTGAATACTCCTGAAGCAGCATGaatgcaaacaggaagtggtgcATATTCTGTGAATTTAGCCCTTAAACTCTGTGAAATAAACATTTCTTTGCTCACTTCTCATGTTGGAAGCTCCAAGATAGTCAACTCTTTTTTGGGGGAGATAAAACTAGCAAGCTCCTCCCCATTCTCAGCAACCAATCACCAGGCTCTAAGCGTGTGGCATGCTAAGCTAACAGTGTAGCGTTATTGCGTCCATGTCAATGACACTGATAAAGTGCAACAGTGGCGACAGCAAACATGGCGAAAAGAAACTCCAGCGCGTGGGGGCGGCCAAGGGTCACAGGTCACAACGTGACTACTGTAAAAAGTAGGAAatacgcgcgcgcgcgcgcacgcacacacacacacacacacacacacacacacacacacacacacacactcaacctCAGCCACCAAAAACTGAGGTTAACATTAGCATTAACAACCCCAGGACCACCATGCTAGCAGCCACACGCTAAGACGCTAACAAACATTCAGTGTGATGAATGTTAAACGCTACAAGCGACAACCAGCAAAGACGTAAAAAGACGCGTGATAAAGTCGTAAAGCAGTGGAAAGACAAATCTTCTTTCATGGACGCCGCCTACAGGAAGACTGGAAACAGGACTCCGTGATGACTCGACATCCTTCATCACAAAAGTACTAACGCTTCCTGCCTCACCTCTGACCTTGTGCAACATGCTTGCTTTTAGACTTTATTGCGTCATCAGCACCAtcgtatatgtgtgtgtgtgtgtgtgtgtgtgtgtgtttgtatgtgcatgtgtaccaCCAGGGGGCCGGCATGGCTAAGTGGAGATGATTAGGTCGTTAGTGTGTCTTTAACTGATGCTCATATTTACACTGACGTCCCTGTAGGGGGCGCTCTCAGCTGCTGTTCTTGTTCATGAGTTTAGCTATCATGTGCTGAAGTTGCGTCCGTGACACGTTGAGGACCGAGTGTCTGCTGCGAGCGGGCAGCGTGCCGGCGTGTCGCCGCCGAACAGAGGCGGCGGCCACGTGGGCGGGGCTGCTCTCGGCCGAGCGGCTCCTGTGGATGAAGGTCCCGCCCCCGTGGGGGTACTGCTCCGTCTCCagggtggaggaggagaagacgTAGGAGGCCAGCCTCCTCAGCTGATTGGGCCGCGGCTGGGGGCGGTCCTCGTCCAGCTGCAAACAGACCAATCAGAAAGAGGGGGGAGGGGAGGTTAACCACAGGAAGCCCATTtcttatttgtaatatttgcttttttttttttaaacacgacaACTACGCGCCAACACTGTGACGTGGCTTCCTGTCCTCGtctcctccccctcccttccCTGAGCCAATCAGACGGGACAAGCTAACAAGGGGGAGGAGCCTGGggagagcgagagagggagcGTCTACTGTTAGCTTGACGTTAGCAACTAGCGCCCTCTAGCTGCACGAGTAAAAGTGCaaaaaccaaagaagaagaagacgagaGAGAGAGGACGAGACAGACGAAGACAGACAGAGACAGAGGGtaagatgaggaagaggaggacaagTAAAGGACTAGTTCCTAAACTGTGCTTACCCTCAAACATCACTTTTTTCCTTCTCGTCTCGTCCCTCTGGCTCCCTCGCTCTTTTCTCCTCAGGCGACTCAACCTCCTCATACTTTTTAAAggagcaacacacacaatggcGCTCCTCCGGGGGCGGCGAGCCAGCTCGGAGGTCACGGCCGGTGCCAAAATCaatccaaagaaaaagtgaCTCAAACAGTTCTGACGTGTGTGAGTGTAtatgtttgtgtgcgtgcgtgcgtgtgagatTAAATGTGAACACTCATACGTCACATATGAGCCACCAGACCTCAATCAGCAAGGAACAAAagtcacacaacacaaacaagtcATATTTACACACACCTCTCAAGTAAcaaacatccagcagctttttAGCAGGATGCTAACAACACACCGTCACACACCACAAAATAATAGCCTGGTAACCCACGGCTATCTACCACCACAACACTGTTAAACGTGCTAATGTGGCTAACTGCTAGCGCAAGATTTCATAGTAGAAAGTGTAAATGCTAAAGTAGCTCACGGCTAACAATGTTCTGATGACCTTGTGTAAAGGTTAAAGTCGGAGCAAGCGAGATGATGACGTCATTGCTATTATGTTCCTGTGGGGAGCGCTAGCAACAAgtttacactgtgttccaaattatcatgcaaatgatatttttctctgattttgctaaATAGTTAATGTCAAATACAGTCATCATAATTTTCCAGTCATCAACCTTTAGAGTACAATTTGTATGTTAAgagttaggcctgtcacgacaaCAAATAATTGTTGCgctacaaattatcggcgaTAATTGATTTTATCGACAACATCTTcatagaccattttttcattaattgtcaTGAGAAGTGTACTGcgcatttgaaccactagatggtataCAGGTAaagtgtacggtgtacctgtgtgagacattagcttgacacagacgtTGCCTGTTAAGTATGTTTTTGCAACATAGCCAGCGACACCGTTTTTTGGGAGGAAGGCACCGCTGCCTGGGGCACATACAacggtagttttttttctcccagttgagaaaactgtccgcgTCGGTCgtcagtgttcatgcgctcaccgtgttcacTCTGTTTATAAACTAAATgttcccacactgtggctgtcggctgtggcattctCCTCAAAACCCATCGCTTCTGTGTCTTCtgcatgttagcgtatgctgcctcaccACGATCACTGCCACACCCTGTGTCCACTCACTAGTacccccgcctccacaaagaggctgaatgagatgagggccaaCACTCTCTGTTCATTTCACTATaaaaccaatgcgcacagacagatgcagcgtGAACCCTCCCGTgtgcacagagagacgagctgGTGAAACACAtgcacgttttttttgtttttttttaattgttcgattaatcgatttagcgattattgtgacaggtctaataagattatttttgttcaaaaataaaaaatgcactgttccacattattatgcacaacagagtttcaaagcatttctaAGGTTGTCAAGGACCGAAATGGTAATtggttgaatttgcagcataaggagGTCATGTTTATTGAAAGCAAACGCTATTTCAATCAGTaacattttgcatgtttaagaTAAGATCCGTTCTTTGAtataaccttcacaattcttacattgaacttgtgagtttttggagcgtttctgctggaatttctttgcaagatgttAGAATAACTTcgcactgctgctgttttgttgtgatctgccCCCCACCCTCacagatgttttgcttgacgATGCTCCATAGATTCTCagttgggttgaggtcagggggaaaaaagggggccaAACCATGAGTTCCTCTCCTTTTGAAGtatgcccataacagccaatgacagagaggtaggtactctttgcatcatgagatggcacattgtcatgcatgaaggtcattttgctacaaaaggtacggttcttcatattgtaccatggaagaaagtggtcagtcagaaatgctacatactttgctgaggtcattttcacaccttcagcgaccataaagggcctaccagctcACTTTCAATGATTCTGATCCAAAACCTGACTCAGACACCttcttgctgacatcacagccttgttgagctatgctggccatactctacttcatccatccggaccacccaaggttgcacggccttcatcagtaaacaggtttgtttgaaaattaatcttcatgtatttgttggcccactgcaaccgtttctgcttgtgagtattggttaaGGGTGGCCTAATAGttatgcataactgcaagcctcaggaggatcctacaccttgaggttcattggacttcagaggcaccagccgcttcaaatacctgtttgctgctttgtaatggctttttagcaggtgctctcttGATTTGATAAATTTGTCTGGTAGAAAACTTTCTCATTatgcctttatcagcacaatccctgtcatctgaatcagccacaaattttTTCACCCTACGAAGTggtttgtgaattattgaatgttttcatgcctcGTCCAAGGCAGTGCAATATTTGATGCTTCTTTGTCAGCAGAGAGATCCTTTTTATTTCCCATATTGCTGgaaatctgtggcatgcttaataaCGTGGAACATCATTTTGAGTAGTTTTCTTTAAATTGGGCTCACGTGGCTAATtaactaattatgacagttgCCCGAGATTGATATAAGTAATACAAAGAGCCCCAAGACACAATTCCATCCAtgaatttaattgaaaaacaaaaacattttatgtttatgatactaaaatcctatttgcaCAATAATTCAGAACACAGTGTAATGTGCTCCAGGATGTCTTGTTCTCACacagaagcacacacacatggtCAACAGCATACAAGCAATcaggtaggtgtgtgtgtgtgtgtgtgtgtgtgtgtgtgtctgtctgtctgtctgtgcgtgtgtgtgcgtgagattTGCACAGCACAGAATGCGCCACCTGCTGGTGGGTCAAAGTTCAGTGAAAAGACCACCCATGAAAACAAATGGCGGCACATGAATCAGCAAGTCAACAAGCAGCGTGGAGCATCTCGCTCAGAGGAGACCTTTGATGACGGCAACGACATGAAGTGCATTTCTACCACTTGCACGCCATCAAAGCTCTCATGTGATTGGCTGGTAGAGTCTCTTACCACTCTCTGAGGTCCAAGGGGCTCGGACTCTCTGCGACGGGGGCGTCCTGAGGGCAGCGAGTGACACGGGGAGTGGGCGGGGCTTCCTCCGCTCCGCCGCGATGCCTCCTCATCCCTGGCATGCGTTTTGGGGCGGACCACCAGCTCACCGCCTGGAAGGACACCGCACTTTTACATGAGGTCACATGAAGCCGTCTGTCGCCATGACGACATCAGCTCCTCCTACCTGCGGCCCGGAGCTTCCTgcgctcctcctgctcctccaaaGGGCGGAGCTCCTCAGGCTCCTCGTCCGTAGTTCCCGAGGTGGTTGGCTGGAAATCACGTAGCTCCGCCTCCTTGTCGATGATCACCCACTCCTTGCTGTCAAAGTCCTCCTCTTCGGCCAGTGGCACAGAGCGGATGAAGGCGTTACTGTGTGCCTCCTGGTCCACCGATGCTGCTGACACTTCCTGCCTGCCACTCGCCTGGCGATCGCCACGGCAACCGGGGTCCACCGACAGCATCTGCGCTGGCTGAGAGGAGTACACATGACGAGACGGCGAGCCCAGCATGTCCATCCTGGACCTGGAAGACATGTCAACTTTAGCAGCTATAAACTTGAGGTTTAGCAGCAGGTGGCTAAATGATCAACACCACCTCTGTCCATAGGCGTCAGCGCGGCCTTCAGCGGCTGACAAGCGGTCAGACTCGGGACTGTTGACTCTGCGGTACCGTAAGGACCGCCCCTGACCCGTGGGCGAGTCAGGAGCTCCGCTACGAAGTGGTGACACGGGACATGCGGCGCggcccgcctcctcctcctgagCCCCCTACAGACATAATAGTAATGAGTCATAACGTCTTAGCATCCCTGACTGCTGCTTTCAACCAACCTTGTTCAGGCTGATTCTGAGTCTGTTGCGGTTGAAGTCGGTGTCATCCCAAGCCTCGCCGGGTTCGCCGCCAGGTTGGACTCCAGACTCCCcgggggtgcggccggacggcGCTGGCGGGGCGTTCTCCTGGTCGCTGAGGTGCTCGTCCTGCAGGACGTCATCTGTGTTCTCACGCTGGGGGTCTCCAGGGACTGGCGTCACGATGGCGCTGTGCACACAACACGTCAGTGAAAAAAAGCATATATAGATCAGCCATGTTTGATGTGAAGATGGCTTCTCACCCGACCATGGCGGCGGTGGGCCGTGTGTTGTGCTGTGGTTGAGTAGAGGCGCTGGTGGACATGgtaacatcacttcctgccttCTCCCAGTCAAAAGGCTCGTTCTCCGTGATAATTCGCTCCTTCATGCTGTTCTCAAACACCGACATCAGCAGCTGCAACCACACCACCAATATGTCAGACCACACAGCGGACACCTGCGGTGTGCTGCCGCCAGCCTACCTGGTAGTCCGGTTTGGTGTAGTAGTCCAGCGTCAGGACGTGGTCCAGGAACACATTGAACTCAGACGGCATGTGTTTGAGCAACATGCGATGGTCGTAACGCTCTTTAATTTGACCCACTTGTTCCTgcacacaacagcaacacagcagACTAGCACTACAACTGGACTCAAACTAGACAAAAAATGGACTAGAAGCAGACTGTTTTGGACCTTGTCTTTGATCTTTCGCCATGGCAACTGTCCAACAGCAAACTCCACTAGCATGTAGAAGAGTGACCACAAGTCATCATGGCGACCCATCTCCTGCAAAACATTCAagtgaatttaaaatgtgtaaaactaCAAAGACTGCTT contains:
- the ttbk1a gene encoding tau-tubulin kinase 1 yields the protein MACNGGVLLQRLRTQINGSFKLGAARVLSGWQMQCLGPANQDNANMNGTSEQADILPPNCMVKDRWKVLKKIGGGGFGEIYEALDLLTRENVALKVESAQQPKQVLKMEVAVLKKLQGKNHVCKFIGCGRNDKFNYVVMQLQGRNLADLRRSQPRGTFTMSTTLRLGKQILESIEAIHSVGFLHRDIKPSNFAMGRLPSTYRKCYMLDFGLARQYTNTTGEVRPPRTVAGFRGTVRYASVNAHKNKEMGRHDDLWSLFYMLVEFAVGQLPWRKIKDKEQVGQIKERYDHRMLLKHMPSEFNVFLDHVLTLDYYTKPDYQLLMSVFENSMKERIITENEPFDWEKAGSDVTMSTSASTQPQHNTRPTAAMVGAIVTPVPGDPQRENTDDVLQDEHLSDQENAPPAPSGRTPGESGVQPGGEPGEAWDDTDFNRNRLRISLNKGAQEEEAGRAACPVSPLRSGAPDSPTGQGRSLRYRRVNSPESDRLSAAEGRADAYGQRSRMDMLGSPSRHVYSSQPAQMLSVDPGCRGDRQASGRQEVSAASVDQEAHSNAFIRSVPLAEEEDFDSKEWVIIDKEAELRDFQPTTSGTTDEEPEELRPLEEQEERRKLRAAGGELVVRPKTHARDEEASRRSGGSPAHSPCHSLPSGRPRRRESEPLGPQRVVSLPPERSDPSPPSPDYRTKAESDEREHVHILPKLQAKRADFLTVMLTGTLPQRRSFTTCEDEDNVPETPGPKDDDVTKSESDSEASPKSSERSQDAAPSTLMAEDQRGSRGHVSAADADPDLEDASKTLVLFSPGDTRKSPSGGDQVLEGELATPSGPTTRQDRLLFGDGINVETSETGRLSPAFRADMRSSPPIAPASPPFTKVERTFVHIAETSHLNVMSSNGHAIRETERDVLDGDTHGSGGAPEILHPLLESTLDKTLHTENSPAVLPQSLEPVPEAISPEPPEQKPAWSNEEASKVHKSDSEPPAAIKPRIKSRIPVLISEEDSEQSSSISTRARLQRQARQQDLARVLVQRQQGRWMRRRILSGTSSSLSSGDDERRRASETLSTAGSEEDTHTSDELRRSSNLKPAEEQDSTMSRSRIPRPVTPVKRPPGKLVAVPSPLALSEMTETKGATSASSHSRNHKTGPSFVSSQRKSTPVTSRSSCSYPRPASVPVHSGSPRMPLRVLFGTRRSLSSTHCRTDSPSPQRAGPSRPLLSVRAPTAPVLPPRNTTAMRRSASQEAAAQSQSGPAATARSRSKAASVAKGKPISRDKVAPAR